From Pseudomonas putida, one genomic window encodes:
- a CDS encoding potassium transporter Kup, whose amino-acid sequence MVQASSHAEGGQGATRSLSLLVAAVGVVYGDIGTSPLYTLKEVFTGGYGVPVNHDGVLGILSLILWSLLWVVSFKYVMFILRADNQGEGGTMALTALARRATAAYPRLRTLMVICGLIGASLFYGDSMITPAVSVLSAVEGMGLAFEGIDHWVVPLSLVVLVGLFLVQKHGTDKIGKLFGPIMVTWFVVLAALGVHGISQSPEVLKAFNPGWAVNFFIVHPGMGVAILGAVVLALTGAEALYADMGHFGRKPIARAWFALVLPALVLNYFGQGAILLQNPDAARNPFYLLAPAWALLPLVGLATMATVIASQAVISGAFSLTRQAIQLGYIPRMHIQHTSSDEQGQIYIAAVNWALMAGVVLLVIGFESSGALAAAYGVAVTGTMLITTILVAAVMLLLWKWPPVLAVPILIGFLLIDGLFFAANVPKIAQGGAFPVLAGGVLFLLMSTWKRGKQILVERIDEGGLPLPVFISSIRVQPPHRVEGTAVFLTARPDAVPHALLHNMLHNQVLHSQVVLLTVVSEDRPRVPEQERFEVEAYGDGFFRVLLHFGFMDEPDVPAALKLCHLDGLDFSPMRTTYFLSRETVIASRLEGMSRWRGNLFAFLLKNANGNLRFFNLPLNRVIELGTQVEI is encoded by the coding sequence ATGGTTCAGGCAAGCAGTCACGCCGAGGGCGGTCAGGGGGCGACGCGGTCGCTGAGCCTGTTGGTGGCAGCTGTTGGGGTGGTCTACGGCGATATCGGAACCAGCCCGTTGTATACCCTCAAGGAAGTTTTCACCGGCGGTTACGGGGTGCCGGTCAATCACGATGGTGTACTGGGGATCCTCTCGCTGATCCTTTGGTCGCTGCTGTGGGTGGTGTCGTTCAAGTACGTGATGTTCATCCTGCGTGCCGACAACCAGGGGGAGGGCGGCACCATGGCCCTGACCGCGCTGGCGCGGCGGGCCACGGCGGCCTACCCACGCCTGCGCACGCTGATGGTCATCTGCGGATTGATCGGCGCCTCGCTGTTCTACGGCGACAGCATGATCACCCCGGCGGTTTCGGTGCTGTCGGCAGTGGAGGGCATGGGCCTGGCATTCGAGGGTATCGACCATTGGGTGGTGCCGCTTTCGCTGGTGGTGCTGGTGGGGCTGTTCCTGGTGCAAAAGCATGGCACCGATAAGATCGGCAAGCTGTTCGGCCCGATCATGGTCACCTGGTTCGTGGTGCTGGCGGCGCTCGGGGTGCATGGCATCTCGCAAAGCCCCGAGGTGCTCAAGGCGTTCAACCCGGGCTGGGCGGTGAATTTCTTCATCGTGCACCCCGGCATGGGCGTGGCCATCCTCGGTGCGGTGGTGCTGGCCTTGACCGGTGCCGAGGCGCTCTACGCCGACATGGGCCATTTCGGGCGCAAGCCGATTGCCCGGGCCTGGTTCGCCCTGGTGCTGCCAGCATTGGTGCTCAATTATTTCGGCCAGGGCGCGATATTGCTGCAAAACCCTGATGCTGCGCGCAACCCGTTCTACCTGCTGGCGCCGGCCTGGGCGTTGCTGCCGCTGGTGGGCTTGGCGACCATGGCCACGGTAATCGCTTCGCAAGCGGTGATCTCGGGTGCTTTCTCCCTGACCCGCCAGGCTATCCAGTTGGGTTACATCCCGCGCATGCATATCCAGCACACCTCCAGCGACGAGCAGGGGCAGATCTACATCGCTGCGGTGAACTGGGCGCTGATGGCGGGTGTGGTGCTGCTGGTGATCGGTTTTGAGTCATCCGGCGCGCTGGCGGCTGCTTACGGCGTGGCGGTGACCGGAACGATGCTGATTACCACCATCCTGGTGGCGGCGGTGATGCTGTTGTTGTGGAAGTGGCCGCCGGTGCTGGCGGTACCGATTCTGATTGGTTTCCTGCTGATCGACGGGCTGTTCTTCGCCGCCAACGTGCCGAAGATTGCCCAGGGCGGCGCCTTCCCGGTACTGGCCGGGGGCGTGCTGTTCCTGCTGATGAGCACCTGGAAGCGCGGCAAGCAGATTCTGGTCGAGCGAATCGATGAGGGTGGGCTGCCGCTGCCGGTTTTCATCAGCAGCATTCGCGTACAGCCACCGCACCGTGTCGAAGGTACTGCGGTGTTCCTCACTGCGCGGCCTGACGCGGTGCCGCACGCGCTATTGCACAACATGTTGCATAACCAGGTGCTGCACAGCCAGGTGGTGCTGCTGACGGTTGTGAGTGAGGACCGGCCGCGGGTGCCCGAGCAGGAGCGATTTGAAGTGGAGGCCTATGGTGATGGCTTCTTCCGGGTGCTGTTGCACTTCGGTTTCATGGATGAGCCGGATGTGCCGGCGGCCCTGAAGCTGTGCCACCTGGACGGCTTGGATTTCAGCCCGATGCGTACGACTTATTTCCTTAGCCGCGAAACGGTGATCGCGTCGCGTCTTGAGGGGATGTCGCGCTGGCGGGGCAACCTGTTCGCGTTCCTGCTCAAGAATGCCAACGGTAACCTGCGTTTCTTCAACCTGCCGCTCAACCGGGTGATCGAGCTGGGTACACAGGTCGAGATCTGA
- the mprF gene encoding bifunctional lysylphosphatidylglycerol flippase/synthetase MprF, translating to MTDRNPEAQAPLASTLPTAAQRLPWLERVSRYRQPITLAVTLVLFAMALIACRHLLSELDIYALHDAMLSVPTRSLVGALLAATIGFLILLGYEWSASRYAAVKLPRRTLLLGGFSAFAIGNAIGLSMLSGGSVRYRLYAREGLGAAEVARMTVFASLSLGCALPPLAALATLSNLPAAAAALHLPISVMAAVAIGVLVLSALLVAGLYRRRLTEQPLPDSLLVQLGRRTLRLPGARLAALQLVITALDVAAAATVLYLLLPEAPPFGAFVLVYLLALAAGVLSHVPGGVGVFEAILLAAFANQLGAAPLAAALLLYRLIYVVLPLLLACVLLLANEARRLLFAQQALKAASGLAAPVLAILVFLSGVVLLFSGATPEIDTRLEHMGFLVPHRLIDASHFGASLIGVLCLLLAQGLRRRLSAAWLLTTVLLLVGALLSLLKGFDWEEACLLTFTAALLALFRRSFYRPSRLLELPFSPVFLAASACVVGASVWLLLFAYQDVPYSHELWWQFTLDADAPRGLRAAMGSAILLLAVALTWLLRTARPVIHLPDDQEIQRANRILLASDQPDGGLALTGDKALLFHPNDNAFLMYARRGRSLVALYDPIGPAQERAEMIWQFRDLCDLHHARPVFYQVRAENLPFYMDIGLTALKLGEEARVDLRRFDIEAKGKEMKDLRYTWNRGGRDGLSLEIHEPGQAPLAELKEISDAWLGGKNVREKGFSLGRFSPEYLQHFRIALIRYQGRPVAFANLLETHGHELASLDLMRAHPEAPKLTMEFMMIGLILHYKSRDYSRFSLGMVPLSGLQPRRGAPLAQRLGSMVFRRGEQLYNFQGLRRFKDKFQPDWEPRYMAVPAGLDPLVALADTAALIAGGLTGLVKR from the coding sequence ATGACAGACCGCAACCCAGAAGCCCAGGCCCCACTCGCCTCAACCCTGCCCACGGCTGCGCAGCGTTTGCCGTGGCTGGAGCGGGTGAGCCGCTATCGCCAACCCATCACCCTGGCAGTCACCCTTGTGCTGTTCGCGATGGCACTGATTGCCTGCCGACACTTGCTCAGCGAACTGGATATCTATGCACTGCACGATGCGATGCTCAGCGTGCCCACCCGCTCACTGGTCGGCGCACTCCTCGCGGCGACAATCGGGTTTCTGATCCTGCTGGGGTACGAATGGTCGGCCAGCCGCTACGCCGCCGTGAAGTTGCCCCGGCGTACGCTTCTGCTGGGCGGTTTCAGCGCATTTGCCATAGGTAACGCCATTGGCCTGTCGATGCTCTCGGGCGGTTCGGTGCGCTATCGCCTGTATGCTCGAGAAGGCCTGGGGGCCGCCGAAGTCGCGCGCATGACAGTGTTCGCCAGCCTTTCCTTGGGCTGTGCCCTGCCCCCCCTGGCAGCCCTGGCCACCTTGAGCAACTTGCCAGCTGCGGCTGCCGCCCTGCACCTGCCCATCTCTGTAATGGCCGCAGTCGCTATCGGCGTGCTGGTACTGAGTGCATTACTGGTGGCCGGCCTGTATCGCCGACGCCTGACAGAGCAGCCGTTGCCAGACAGCTTGCTGGTACAACTGGGCCGCCGGACGCTGCGCCTGCCCGGCGCACGCCTGGCAGCGCTGCAATTGGTCATCACCGCGCTGGATGTAGCCGCCGCCGCGACGGTCCTTTACCTGCTGCTCCCAGAAGCCCCTCCGTTCGGCGCGTTCGTGCTGGTGTATCTGCTGGCCCTGGCTGCCGGTGTACTTAGCCATGTGCCTGGCGGGGTCGGGGTATTCGAGGCGATCTTGCTCGCTGCCTTCGCCAATCAGCTGGGCGCCGCGCCACTGGCCGCCGCACTGCTGCTGTACCGTTTGATCTATGTGGTACTGCCATTGCTGCTGGCCTGCGTGCTGCTGCTGGCCAACGAAGCCAGGCGCTTGCTGTTTGCGCAGCAGGCGCTCAAGGCCGCCTCCGGGCTGGCCGCTCCGGTCCTGGCGATCCTGGTGTTTCTCTCCGGCGTGGTGCTGTTGTTCTCTGGCGCCACACCAGAAATCGACACTCGCCTGGAACACATGGGCTTTCTGGTACCCCACCGCCTTATAGATGCCTCGCACTTCGGTGCCAGCCTGATTGGCGTGCTGTGCCTGTTGTTGGCCCAGGGCTTGCGCCGACGCCTCTCTGCGGCTTGGCTGCTGACTACCGTTCTGCTACTGGTCGGTGCACTGCTGTCGTTGCTCAAAGGCTTCGACTGGGAAGAGGCCTGCCTGCTGACCTTCACCGCAGCGCTGCTCGCGTTGTTCCGCCGTTCGTTCTACCGCCCAAGCCGGCTGTTGGAACTGCCGTTCTCACCGGTATTCCTGGCAGCGAGTGCGTGCGTGGTCGGTGCTTCGGTGTGGCTGCTGCTTTTTGCCTACCAAGACGTGCCCTATAGCCATGAACTGTGGTGGCAATTCACCCTCGATGCCGATGCCCCACGCGGCCTGCGCGCCGCCATGGGCAGCGCGATACTGTTGCTGGCCGTGGCCCTGACCTGGCTGCTGCGCACTGCCCGGCCGGTCATACACTTACCAGACGACCAGGAGATACAGCGCGCCAACCGCATCCTGCTGGCTTCCGACCAACCTGACGGCGGCCTGGCCCTGACCGGTGACAAGGCCCTGCTGTTCCATCCCAATGACAACGCCTTCCTGATGTACGCACGCCGGGGCCGCAGCCTGGTAGCGCTGTACGACCCGATCGGCCCGGCCCAGGAACGCGCCGAGATGATCTGGCAATTCCGCGACCTGTGCGACCTGCACCATGCTCGCCCGGTGTTCTACCAGGTGCGCGCGGAGAATCTGCCGTTTTACATGGATATCGGCCTGACCGCACTCAAGCTCGGCGAAGAGGCCCGGGTCGACTTGCGCCGCTTCGACATCGAAGCCAAAGGCAAGGAGATGAAAGACCTGCGCTACACCTGGAACCGCGGCGGCCGCGACGGCTTGAGCCTGGAGATCCATGAACCCGGCCAGGCCCCCCTGGCCGAGCTCAAGGAAATCTCGGATGCCTGGCTCGGCGGCAAGAACGTGCGCGAAAAGGGCTTCTCGCTGGGCCGTTTCAGCCCTGAGTATCTGCAGCATTTTCGCATCGCCCTGATTCGCTACCAAGGCCGGCCGGTGGCGTTTGCCAACCTGCTTGAGACTCACGGCCACGAACTGGCCAGCCTGGATCTGATGCGCGCCCACCCCGAGGCACCCAAGCTGACCATGGAATTCATGATGATCGGCCTGATCCTGCACTACAAAAGCCGTGACTACAGCCGGTTCAGCCTGGGCATGGTCCCGCTTTCCGGCTTGCAGCCCCGGCGCGGGGCCCCCCTGGCGCAGCGCCTGGGCTCGATGGTGTTCCGTCGCGGTGAACAGCTTTACAACTTCCAGGGGCTACGCCGCTTCAAGGACAAGTTCCAACCGGACTGGGAACCCCGCTACATGGCTGTGCCGGCCGGGCTCGACCCGCTGGTGGCACTGGCCGACACTGCCGCCCTGATTGCAGGCGGCCTGACTGGATTGGTGAAACGTTGA
- the rimO gene encoding 30S ribosomal protein S12 methylthiotransferase RimO, with the protein MSTTPATPKVGFVSLGCPKALVDSERILTQLRMEGYEVVPTYEDADVVVVNTCGFIDSAKAESLEVIGEAIKENGKVIVTGCMGVEEGSIRDVHPSVLSVTGPQQYEQVVNAVHEVVPPRQDHNPLIDLVPPQGVKLTPRHYAYLKISEGCNHSCSFCIIPSMRGKLVSRPVGEVLSEAERLVKAGVKEILVISQDTSAYGVDVKYKTDFWNGRPVKTRMLELCEALSSLGAWVRLHYVYPYPNVDDVIPLMAAGKILPYLDIPFQHASPKVLKSMKRPAFEDRTLARIKRWREQCPELVIRSTFIVGFPGETEEDFQYLLDWLTEAQLDRVGCFQYSPVEGAPANDLGLEEVPDDVKQARWDRFMAHQQAISSARLQLRIGKEIEVLIDEVEEQGSVGRSFFDAPEIDGSVFIDGDHGFKPGDKVRCRVVDADEYDMWAEPV; encoded by the coding sequence ATGTCCACCACTCCCGCCACCCCCAAGGTAGGGTTCGTCAGCCTGGGTTGCCCAAAAGCCCTGGTTGATTCCGAGCGCATTCTGACCCAGCTGCGTATGGAAGGTTATGAAGTCGTGCCCACCTACGAGGATGCCGACGTGGTGGTGGTCAACACCTGCGGCTTCATCGACAGTGCCAAGGCCGAGTCGCTGGAAGTGATCGGCGAAGCGATCAAGGAAAACGGCAAGGTCATCGTCACCGGCTGCATGGGTGTCGAGGAAGGCAGCATCCGTGACGTGCATCCCAGCGTGCTGTCGGTCACAGGCCCCCAGCAGTACGAGCAGGTAGTCAACGCCGTGCACGAAGTGGTACCACCCCGCCAGGACCACAACCCGCTGATCGACCTGGTACCACCGCAGGGCGTCAAGCTGACCCCGCGCCACTACGCCTACCTGAAGATCTCCGAAGGCTGCAACCACAGCTGCAGCTTCTGCATCATCCCGTCGATGCGCGGCAAGCTGGTCAGCCGCCCGGTCGGCGAGGTGCTGAGCGAAGCCGAACGCCTGGTCAAGGCCGGCGTCAAGGAGATCCTGGTGATCTCCCAGGACACCAGCGCCTACGGCGTCGATGTCAAGTACAAGACCGATTTCTGGAACGGCCGGCCCGTCAAGACCCGCATGCTTGAGCTGTGCGAAGCGCTGAGCAGCCTGGGCGCTTGGGTGCGGCTGCACTACGTCTATCCGTACCCGAACGTCGACGACGTGATCCCGCTGATGGCCGCCGGCAAGATCCTGCCGTATCTGGACATCCCGTTCCAGCACGCCAGCCCGAAAGTGCTCAAGTCGATGAAGCGTCCTGCCTTCGAAGACCGCACCCTGGCGCGCATCAAGCGCTGGCGCGAGCAGTGCCCGGAACTGGTGATTCGCTCGACCTTCATCGTCGGCTTCCCGGGCGAAACCGAAGAAGACTTCCAGTACCTGCTGGACTGGCTGACCGAAGCTCAGCTCGACCGTGTCGGCTGCTTCCAGTACTCGCCAGTCGAGGGTGCGCCTGCCAACGACCTGGGCCTGGAAGAGGTGCCGGATGACGTCAAGCAGGCACGCTGGGACCGCTTCATGGCCCACCAGCAGGCTATCAGCAGCGCCCGCCTGCAACTGCGTATCGGCAAGGAAATCGAAGTGCTGATCGACGAAGTCGAAGAACAAGGCTCGGTTGGCCGCAGCTTCTTCGATGCACCTGAGATCGATGGCAGCGTATTCATCGATGGCGACCATGGCTTCAAACCGGGCGACAAGGTCCGTTGCCGGGTGGTCGATGCCGACGAGTACGACATGTGGGCAGAGCCAGTCTGA
- the tsaA gene encoding tRNA (N6-threonylcarbamoyladenosine(37)-N6)-methyltransferase TrmO produces the protein MHHTVSPVGIVRSCFKEKFAIPRQPQLAPAARGILELLPPFDQGEAVAGLEQVSHVWLLFLFHQALEDKPRLKVRPPRLGGNKSMGVFATRATHRPNGIGQSVVRLEGVEPGRLLLSGIDLLDGTPVLDIKPYVPYADSIAGANNLMASDAPAAIAVQWGDSALPQAREHALRLGEPLVELIEQCLAQDPRPAYQVPVPDRVYGVKFWDVQVRWHYPQPEVIRVLEVVAEN, from the coding sequence ATGCACCATACGGTTTCGCCTGTTGGCATCGTGCGCTCCTGCTTCAAGGAGAAATTCGCCATCCCACGGCAGCCACAGCTGGCGCCGGCTGCACGTGGGATACTTGAGTTGCTGCCACCGTTCGACCAAGGCGAGGCCGTGGCGGGCCTGGAGCAGGTCAGCCATGTGTGGCTGTTGTTCCTGTTCCATCAGGCCCTGGAAGACAAGCCACGCCTCAAGGTGCGCCCACCCCGCTTGGGCGGCAACAAGAGCATGGGCGTGTTCGCCACGCGAGCGACCCACCGGCCCAATGGCATCGGCCAGTCGGTGGTGCGCCTGGAGGGGGTGGAACCGGGGCGGCTGCTACTGTCCGGCATCGATCTGCTCGATGGCACGCCGGTGCTGGACATCAAACCGTATGTTCCCTATGCCGACAGCATCGCCGGGGCGAACAACCTGATGGCCAGCGATGCGCCTGCCGCGATCGCCGTGCAATGGGGCGATAGTGCCCTGCCCCAGGCCCGCGAACACGCCCTGCGCCTGGGCGAGCCACTGGTGGAGCTGATCGAGCAGTGCCTGGCACAGGACCCTCGACCGGCCTATCAGGTGCCAGTACCGGACCGGGTGTACGGGGTGAAGTTCTGGGATGTGCAGGTCAGGTGGCACTACCCGCAGCCGGAAGTGATTCGGGTGCTTGAGGTCGTTGCGGAAAACTGA
- a CDS encoding rRNA pseudouridine synthase — MSEPVRLSKRLIEQLGCSRREAELYIEGGWVTVDGVVVEQPQFKVDQQAVELLPGANAEALDPVTLLLNQPAGVDMDTARASINMASLSEAHREGVRPLHGHFTRLTCSAPLERGASGLQVFTQDWRVTRKIEADLRRLEQEYIIEVRGETTPQALERLARGATRNDRELPKAKASWQNETHLRLALKNPQPGQISEICAYLRLEILSMRRIRLGGVSMGKLPVGNWRYLAGTERF; from the coding sequence ATGTCCGAACCCGTCCGCCTGTCCAAACGCCTCATCGAGCAGCTCGGTTGCTCACGTCGGGAGGCAGAGCTGTACATCGAAGGAGGCTGGGTCACGGTCGATGGCGTGGTAGTCGAGCAGCCTCAGTTCAAGGTTGACCAGCAAGCGGTCGAGCTGTTGCCGGGCGCCAATGCCGAGGCGCTTGACCCGGTTACCCTGCTGCTCAACCAGCCTGCCGGTGTCGATATGGATACGGCCCGCGCCAGCATCAACATGGCCAGCCTCAGCGAAGCGCATCGCGAAGGCGTGCGGCCGCTGCACGGGCACTTCACCCGGCTGACCTGTTCGGCCCCCTTGGAGCGCGGAGCCAGTGGCCTGCAGGTGTTCACCCAGGATTGGCGGGTTACCCGCAAGATCGAAGCCGACCTGCGTCGCCTGGAACAGGAATACATCATCGAAGTGCGCGGCGAGACTACGCCACAGGCGCTGGAGCGCCTGGCGCGCGGCGCGACGCGCAATGATCGGGAACTGCCCAAGGCCAAGGCCAGCTGGCAGAACGAGACCCACCTGCGCCTGGCCCTGAAAAATCCACAGCCTGGGCAAATCTCCGAGATCTGCGCCTACCTGCGCCTGGAAATCCTCAGCATGCGCCGCATTCGCCTGGGTGGTGTCTCCATGGGCAAGCTGCCCGTGGGCAACTGGCGCTACCTGGCCGGCACTGAACGTTTCTAA
- a CDS encoding virulence factor family protein, which produces MIRRYWLYLLIPLLLAALAGATAFWLWARPAPEAHLEQLPVNDTHITRVTPGVHAKAWVAIGVPQDQALTDKQLLDLSQAGEAQLVQVILPSGDCTHQQQSMDKAMTLLAEKPTLVAGIGPGATQAWRWLATQNDDKARAISVDFNMEQPGCTAALPKSAPHGHWSVAWNDNPDDASAAFVRDQRNAETSISDYDIHLPQVLKSQLTQALVGHDGNALAIPVVEVPAGQTTDTVTLFLSGDGGWRDLDRDVAGEMAKLGYPVVGIDTLRYYWQHKTPEQSAADLSALMQHYRQKWGTKRFVLTGYSFGADVLPAIYNRLPAEDQQRVDAVMLLAFARSGSFEIEVEGWLGKEGQEAPTGPEMAKLPAAKVVCIYGVEEADESGCTDKTAVGERMKLPGGHHFDENYPALAKRLIDEIETRQGKPSVAEQH; this is translated from the coding sequence ATGATCCGACGCTACTGGCTGTACCTACTGATACCCCTGCTGCTGGCCGCACTGGCCGGGGCTACCGCCTTCTGGTTGTGGGCCCGTCCGGCCCCAGAGGCGCACCTCGAGCAACTGCCGGTCAATGACACCCACATCACCCGCGTCACCCCGGGCGTTCATGCCAAAGCCTGGGTGGCCATCGGCGTGCCTCAGGACCAGGCGCTGACCGACAAGCAGTTGCTTGACTTGAGCCAGGCCGGTGAGGCCCAGCTGGTGCAGGTCATCCTGCCGTCGGGGGACTGCACTCACCAGCAGCAGTCAATGGACAAGGCCATGACCCTGCTGGCCGAAAAACCGACCCTGGTGGCCGGTATCGGCCCTGGTGCGACCCAGGCATGGCGTTGGCTGGCCACACAGAATGACGACAAGGCCCGAGCCATCTCCGTCGACTTCAACATGGAGCAGCCCGGGTGCACTGCAGCCTTGCCCAAGTCCGCCCCTCATGGCCACTGGAGCGTCGCCTGGAACGACAACCCGGATGATGCCAGCGCCGCGTTCGTGCGCGACCAGCGCAATGCCGAGACCAGCATCAGCGACTACGACATTCACCTGCCACAAGTACTCAAGTCGCAGCTGACCCAGGCCTTGGTGGGCCACGATGGTAACGCGCTGGCTATCCCGGTGGTGGAAGTGCCCGCCGGGCAAACCACCGACACCGTCACTCTATTCCTCTCAGGCGATGGTGGCTGGCGCGACCTGGACCGCGATGTGGCCGGTGAAATGGCCAAATTGGGTTACCCCGTGGTCGGCATAGACACCCTGCGTTACTACTGGCAGCACAAGACACCCGAGCAAAGCGCTGCCGACCTGTCGGCACTGATGCAGCATTATCGTCAGAAATGGGGTACCAAGCGCTTCGTGCTAACCGGCTATTCGTTCGGTGCCGACGTGCTGCCGGCCATCTACAATCGCCTGCCTGCCGAGGACCAGCAACGTGTCGATGCGGTGATGCTGCTGGCCTTCGCCCGCAGTGGCAGCTTCGAAATCGAAGTCGAGGGCTGGTTGGGCAAGGAAGGCCAGGAAGCACCTACCGGGCCGGAGATGGCGAAACTGCCGGCGGCCAAAGTGGTATGCATCTATGGCGTGGAAGAGGCCGACGAAAGCGGTTGCACCGACAAGACTGCCGTGGGCGAGCGCATGAAGCTGCCCGGTGGGCACCACTTCGACGAGAACTATCCGGCGCTGGCCAAGCGCTTGATCGATGAAATTGAAACACGCCAGGGCAAGCCCAGCGTGGCAGAACAGCACTGA
- the dinB gene encoding DNA polymerase IV, which translates to MRKIIHIDCDCFYAAIEMRDDPRLAGRPMAVGGSPDHRGVIATCNYEARAYGVRSAMSSRHALKLCPDLLIVKPRFEAYREASRELHGIFRDYTDLIEPLSLDEAYLDVSDSQWFAGSATRIAEDIRRRVARTLHITVSAGVAPNKFLAKIASDWRKPNGLFVITPDQVEAFVAALPVARLHGVGKVTADKLARLGIDTCLDLRDWSRLALVREFGSFGERLWGLARGVDDRAVHNDSRRQSVSVENTYDTDLPDLASCLERLPELLVSLNERIARMDSSYRPDKPFVKVKFHDFSQTTLEQAGAGRDLDSYRQLLRQAFARGGKPVRLLGVGVRLRDLRGAHEQLELFADE; encoded by the coding sequence TTGCGCAAGATCATTCACATCGACTGCGATTGTTTCTACGCCGCGATCGAGATGCGTGATGACCCGCGCCTGGCCGGTCGCCCCATGGCCGTGGGTGGCTCGCCGGACCACCGTGGGGTGATCGCCACCTGCAATTATGAAGCGCGTGCCTATGGGGTGCGCTCGGCCATGTCATCGCGCCATGCACTGAAGCTTTGCCCTGACTTGTTGATCGTCAAACCGCGTTTCGAGGCCTACCGCGAAGCATCACGCGAGCTTCACGGCATCTTCCGCGACTACACCGACCTGATCGAGCCATTGTCGCTGGATGAGGCCTACCTGGATGTCAGCGACAGCCAGTGGTTTGCCGGCAGCGCTACGCGCATCGCCGAAGATATTCGCAGGCGTGTTGCGCGCACCTTGCACATCACCGTCTCGGCTGGGGTGGCGCCAAACAAGTTTCTGGCCAAGATCGCCAGTGACTGGCGCAAGCCCAATGGTCTTTTCGTGATTACGCCCGATCAGGTGGAAGCTTTTGTCGCCGCATTGCCCGTTGCCAGGCTGCATGGTGTCGGCAAGGTCACTGCAGACAAGCTTGCTCGGTTGGGTATCGACACCTGCCTGGACCTGCGTGACTGGTCGCGGCTGGCGCTGGTGCGGGAATTCGGCAGTTTCGGTGAACGCCTATGGGGGCTGGCGCGGGGTGTCGATGATCGCGCCGTGCACAACGATAGCCGTAGGCAGTCAGTAAGCGTGGAGAACACCTATGACACGGATCTGCCGGACTTGGCCAGTTGTCTGGAGCGCTTGCCTGAACTGCTGGTCAGCCTGAATGAACGGATCGCTCGTATGGACAGCAGCTATCGGCCGGACAAACCTTTCGTGAAGGTCAAATTCCATGACTTCAGCCAGACAACCCTGGAGCAGGCAGGGGCGGGTAGGGACCTGGACAGCTATAGGCAGTTGCTACGGCAAGCA
- a CDS encoding GNAT family N-acetyltransferase, with protein sequence MHSALTLQTPHLSDYPELVQVWESSVRATHDFLPDAYILLLRDHVLRKYLDAVMLVCCKDRQRICGFAGVANGRVDMLFVAPEYRGRGVGKRLLRYAISELNAQYLDVNEQNPQALGFYRHEGFEVIGRSETDGLGQPYPLLHMKLIRTAS encoded by the coding sequence ATGCATTCGGCATTGACGCTGCAAACGCCCCACCTGTCTGATTACCCGGAACTGGTTCAGGTCTGGGAAAGCTCGGTGCGCGCAACCCATGATTTTCTGCCAGACGCTTACATCCTGCTGCTGCGCGATCATGTGCTACGCAAGTACCTGGATGCCGTGATGCTGGTCTGCTGCAAGGATCGCCAGCGCATCTGCGGCTTTGCCGGTGTCGCCAATGGGCGTGTGGACATGCTGTTCGTGGCACCGGAATACCGCGGCCGAGGCGTGGGCAAGCGCTTGCTGCGTTATGCCATCAGCGAACTGAACGCCCAGTACCTGGACGTCAACGAACAGAACCCCCAAGCCTTGGGCTTCTACCGGCACGAGGGCTTTGAGGTGATCGGGCGCTCGGAAACGGATGGCCTGGGGCAGCCCTATCCATTGCTTCATATGAAGCTTATTCGTACAGCGTCCTAA
- a CDS encoding DUF1456 family protein, translated as MNHNDVLRSLRYMLKVNDAKMAEIIALSGLEVNPVVLATYLMKEDEAGFVRCPERVMAHFLDGLVFYRRGKDDSRPPQPVELPVTNNTILKKLRVAFELKEDDLHAILKSVNFPVSKPELSALFRKVGHDNYRPCGDQLLRNFLKGLTLRVRG; from the coding sequence ATGAACCACAACGATGTACTGCGCAGCCTGCGCTACATGCTCAAGGTGAACGACGCCAAGATGGCCGAGATCATCGCGCTCTCGGGCCTGGAAGTTAATCCGGTAGTGCTCGCCACCTACCTGATGAAAGAGGACGAGGCCGGCTTTGTGCGTTGCCCCGAACGGGTCATGGCGCACTTTCTCGACGGTTTGGTCTTCTATCGCCGCGGCAAGGACGACAGCCGTCCGCCACAGCCTGTTGAGCTGCCGGTGACCAACAACACCATCCTCAAGAAGCTGCGCGTAGCCTTCGAGCTCAAGGAAGACGACCTGCATGCGATCCTCAAGTCGGTCAACTTCCCGGTTTCCAAGCCCGAACTCAGCGCACTGTTCCGCAAGGTGGGCCATGACAACTATCGGCCTTGCGGCGACCAGTTGCTGCGCAACTTCCTCAAGGGCCTGACCCTGCGCGTACGCGGCTGA